In one Vibrio sp. VB16 genomic region, the following are encoded:
- a CDS encoding C-terminal helicase domain-containing protein has translation MTQAILEQLNGVLAGLKDFQTATVDQTINKYQVAEHSHRILVADEVGLGKTIVAKGVIAQLLKRHVESNTTKPMRVIYICSNLALADENRQKLALFNGEDAKRWVKPSTFGRLVELALKPKKSEINDENVIEVCTLTPSTSFTLTAGAGNCRERAILAVLLPQTTNLCEVVKPIRELFKTNQITREGRWEDELRYLDQYFDTDPLVVSQLESSLTKPCESTVLREHFSSLQDAALYLANCWNKDSGETDETSHLFYHFRVEARRLVARCCAGSLQADLFILDEFQRFQSLTDQSSDSEESLIARQVFGDKGKAKKAKSKVLLLSATPFKAMTTINDEDDESSHHEQLHKLLDFLSHNDVDFVSQYEMKRNLLHGDMLTLSSGNADFESISDTNASSVEKLLREYIARTERSQISKGFEQLIHSNELCCGSDFSVEEVQGYRAIEALNEVLPKGRGGVSLIEFAKSAPWVISFLNGYAFKELYHRNINNPDVRKLLGKSQSREHSHAWLSRSNVQNYKLSVEQSAPNAKIKALSKVIFEQSPENLLWSPPCKPYYQFEGVFKGNESFTKTLLFSSWALVPKALSCLWSYEAERRVLKGKGKRPQYYSGKNASPLLRFEGKSTLNVWHLLYPCKSLAKVSYLDGSLDEALAQQTMLIQSKLACLKQYESEERTNSDWYLLAPMLLDRQAGEVEHFEQWIQVIESRLSKEGRIKHFAKIKQYFEGSESFSLGKMPDDLAKALAYSSLANPATCAMRTIQALWSEGISELDLVSYSVQFAELTTRLFNHEYAIPIVKRNIKHTLISGQTASPAWYKVLVYCAHGNYQSMLDEYCHLLATSGSDLHAATSKLEHAMGIRSSSEQVHFWESRTKAKDKCSSSMRCHFAVPLGNQKLNDDSGLKRVVSVRDAFNSPFRPFVLSSTSIGQEGLDFHWYCRRVVHWNLPNNPIDIEQREGRVNRYKSLVVRQRIAENYTPDIRNNTDVWEQLFEQAANGDMNKASDLEPYWFTPNGKAQIERIVPTYPMSKEVAKYAEVKKILVLYRLAFGQPRQQELLESFTGCDIESEEFNRVKDSLIIDLAPLNAI, from the coding sequence ATGACACAAGCGATCCTAGAGCAACTGAACGGTGTATTAGCGGGTCTTAAGGACTTCCAAACGGCAACCGTAGACCAAACTATAAATAAGTATCAAGTAGCAGAACATAGCCACAGAATACTTGTTGCGGATGAGGTGGGGTTAGGAAAAACTATCGTCGCCAAAGGTGTCATAGCTCAATTGCTAAAAAGGCACGTTGAGTCAAATACGACTAAACCGATGCGTGTCATCTATATCTGCTCCAACCTTGCATTGGCAGATGAGAATCGCCAAAAGCTGGCGCTCTTTAATGGTGAAGATGCAAAGCGATGGGTGAAGCCATCGACATTTGGGCGTTTGGTTGAACTAGCTCTAAAGCCGAAAAAGTCTGAAATAAACGATGAGAATGTCATTGAAGTTTGTACGTTGACGCCTTCGACTTCTTTTACATTAACTGCTGGGGCGGGTAATTGCCGGGAAAGAGCGATCTTAGCTGTTCTATTGCCTCAAACGACTAATTTATGTGAAGTTGTGAAACCAATTCGTGAGCTATTCAAAACCAACCAGATTACCAGAGAGGGCCGATGGGAAGATGAATTGAGGTATCTGGATCAGTATTTTGATACAGATCCGTTAGTCGTATCTCAGCTTGAAAGCAGCTTGACCAAGCCTTGTGAATCGACAGTGTTAAGAGAACACTTTTCATCGCTTCAAGATGCAGCGCTCTACCTGGCTAATTGTTGGAACAAAGACTCAGGCGAAACCGATGAAACTAGCCATCTATTTTACCATTTTAGAGTGGAAGCTCGTCGACTGGTGGCGCGCTGTTGCGCTGGAAGCTTGCAAGCAGACTTGTTCATCCTAGACGAGTTCCAACGTTTTCAGTCGCTCACAGACCAAAGCTCAGACTCCGAAGAGTCATTAATTGCTAGGCAGGTATTTGGTGATAAGGGCAAAGCCAAAAAAGCAAAATCCAAAGTACTTTTATTGTCGGCAACGCCTTTTAAAGCGATGACGACAATCAACGATGAGGACGATGAAAGCAGTCATCATGAACAATTGCATAAATTACTCGATTTTCTATCGCACAATGATGTGGATTTTGTTTCTCAATACGAAATGAAGCGTAATCTGCTTCATGGGGATATGTTAACCCTGTCGTCCGGCAATGCAGATTTTGAGTCCATCAGCGATACGAATGCGAGTTCAGTCGAAAAGTTACTGCGAGAGTATATTGCCAGAACTGAGCGGAGCCAAATTAGCAAAGGCTTTGAGCAGCTTATTCATTCCAATGAGCTATGTTGTGGATCAGACTTTAGTGTTGAAGAAGTCCAAGGTTACCGAGCGATCGAAGCGTTAAACGAAGTGCTGCCTAAAGGGCGTGGGGGTGTATCTCTTATCGAGTTTGCTAAGTCAGCACCTTGGGTCATCTCTTTCCTAAATGGTTATGCATTTAAAGAACTGTATCATCGAAATATTAATAACCCTGATGTAAGAAAGCTGCTTGGAAAGTCCCAAAGCAGAGAGCACTCTCACGCTTGGTTATCTCGTAGTAATGTTCAAAACTATAAATTGAGCGTTGAACAAAGTGCCCCGAACGCGAAGATTAAAGCATTAAGTAAAGTTATCTTTGAGCAATCGCCGGAGAACTTACTTTGGTCGCCACCGTGTAAACCTTATTATCAATTTGAAGGTGTATTTAAAGGAAATGAGTCTTTTACTAAGACGTTGCTGTTTTCATCTTGGGCCCTTGTACCTAAAGCATTGAGTTGTCTTTGGTCTTATGAAGCAGAACGTAGAGTATTAAAAGGAAAGGGGAAAAGGCCACAATATTATAGCGGTAAAAATGCATCACCTTTACTTCGATTTGAAGGCAAATCTACTCTAAACGTATGGCATTTACTTTATCCTTGTAAGTCTCTTGCTAAAGTGTCGTATTTAGATGGGAGCCTTGATGAGGCTTTGGCTCAACAAACCATGTTAATTCAGAGCAAATTGGCTTGTTTAAAGCAATATGAAAGTGAAGAAAGGACGAATAGTGATTGGTACTTGCTCGCTCCAATGTTGCTGGATAGGCAAGCTGGTGAGGTTGAGCATTTCGAACAATGGATACAGGTGATTGAGTCTCGCTTGAGCAAAGAAGGCCGTATTAAGCATTTTGCTAAAATTAAGCAGTACTTTGAGGGGAGTGAGTCATTCTCTTTAGGTAAAATGCCTGATGACTTAGCCAAAGCGCTGGCATATTCAAGCTTAGCTAATCCTGCTACCTGCGCAATGAGGACCATTCAAGCTCTATGGTCAGAAGGTATCTCTGAACTCGACTTGGTTAGTTACTCTGTTCAGTTTGCGGAGCTTACAACCAGATTGTTTAATCATGAATACGCTATTCCCATTGTGAAACGTAACATTAAACACACTCTAATATCTGGACAGACGGCTTCACCTGCTTGGTATAAGGTCTTGGTCTATTGCGCGCATGGTAACTATCAATCAATGCTCGATGAATATTGTCACTTACTTGCTACATCAGGCAGTGATCTACATGCAGCAACGAGTAAACTTGAGCATGCGATGGGAATACGAAGCTCATCTGAACAGGTTCATTTCTGGGAAAGTAGGACAAAGGCTAAAGATAAATGTTCATCGTCAATGCGTTGTCATTTTGCGGTTCCGCTCGGTAATCAAAAGCTTAATGATGATAGCGGGTTAAAACGAGTGGTGAGTGTACGTGACGCATTTAACTCTCCATTCCGACCATTTGTGTTGAGTTCTACATCGATAGGCCAAGAAGGGCTTGATTTTCATTGGTATTGCCGTCGAGTTGTTCACTGGAATTTGCCCAATAACCCTATCGATATTGAACAAAGAGAAGGGCGTGTGAATAGGTACAAATCTCTTGTGGTTCGCCAACGTATTGCAGAAAACTACACCCCAGATATAAGAAACAATACGGATGTTTGGGAGCAGTTATTTGAACAAGCAGCCAATGGTGATATGAACAAAGCGAGTGACTTAGAGCCGTACTGGTTTACTCCTAACGGGAAAGCACAAATCGAACGAATTGTACCGACTTACCCAATGAGTAAAGAGGTTGCAAAATATGCAGAAGTGAAAAAAATACTTGTGCTCTATCGCTTAGCATTTGGACAGCCTAGGCAACAGGAGCTTTTAGAGAGTTTCACGGGCTGCGATATAGAAAGTGAAGAATTTAATCGAGTGAAGGACTCTTTGATCATCGACCTTGCCCCTTTGAATGCTATCTAA
- a CDS encoding phospholipase D family protein, translated as MLVPDKNRLDYGEQLIAPEGYELTHAIATTYSLDLDTLLTVPIAMCFGHTLEGSVEHMRIALLEALGMLGDKLTVFYQQGNIKLPDKYNSLFGLLESSLIPVVPNAGESNSAFSSFHPKLWLLRFKSPDENKNVKYRLIVLSRNLTFDRSWDLSAVINGESRGKRKPANRPLIDFFDEVYRGSSTQSFGDVIDPEELVRVLWGNPDNISKLGFISTLFDESNKRQTPIRLEQCNQSMLAVSPFIRGGGKVGALDWLSTFVPDGQRYLFSRKEELDMAGEKALDGWHCYALNEHLIDAEENEEMDQSPFVENDLNLHAKLLVVDETDSTSSWHLGSANITQAAMGDESISPRNSEFMLRLTGSKHQIGVHALIEQWVNEHGTGLFTKHEFNELDKTEGEDSDRVLRLLEFRLINADWKLEVDLSGDDEYQLTFNGALLDIPPNFDVKVSTLSASQPRALAREVIWDGLKPSQISALIHFEIFENDSVVKNLVVQAELMFNCKLDRGKAITNELLENRSHFMSYIAMLLHIDPSKQDLMNGAGKGDGEGAGGVFFTKDSVIYEKLMRAAALSPDLLERIDRLQAQVDEKIIPDEFKTLWGIFSSFVPSK; from the coding sequence ATGTTAGTGCCGGATAAAAATCGTTTAGATTATGGCGAACAGCTTATCGCCCCCGAAGGTTATGAGCTTACTCATGCTATCGCCACGACTTATAGCTTGGATCTAGATACCTTGTTGACAGTGCCAATTGCCATGTGTTTTGGCCATACCTTAGAAGGTTCGGTTGAGCATATGAGAATTGCTTTGTTGGAAGCTTTAGGAATGTTGGGAGATAAACTCACGGTTTTCTACCAACAAGGCAATATTAAGTTGCCAGATAAGTACAACAGCTTATTTGGCTTGTTGGAAAGCAGTCTTATTCCAGTAGTTCCAAATGCAGGAGAATCAAATTCAGCGTTTTCGTCGTTTCACCCGAAGTTGTGGTTGCTTCGGTTCAAAAGCCCAGATGAAAACAAAAATGTGAAATACCGTTTGATAGTGTTGTCACGTAATTTAACGTTTGACCGCAGCTGGGATCTTAGCGCTGTAATTAATGGAGAATCAAGAGGGAAGCGTAAGCCTGCTAATCGTCCGTTGATTGACTTTTTTGATGAGGTTTATCGTGGTTCATCAACGCAATCATTTGGTGATGTGATAGACCCAGAAGAGCTAGTTAGGGTGCTTTGGGGTAATCCAGATAACATCAGTAAACTCGGCTTTATCTCTACTCTTTTTGATGAGAGTAACAAACGACAGACTCCAATCCGTTTAGAGCAATGTAATCAATCTATGCTCGCAGTGTCTCCTTTTATCAGAGGTGGAGGTAAGGTAGGAGCTCTAGATTGGCTTAGCACCTTCGTTCCTGATGGCCAACGTTATTTGTTTAGCCGTAAAGAAGAGCTTGATATGGCGGGCGAGAAAGCGTTGGACGGTTGGCACTGCTATGCACTTAACGAACACCTCATCGATGCAGAAGAAAATGAGGAAATGGACCAGTCCCCATTTGTAGAAAACGACCTCAACTTGCATGCAAAGTTATTAGTTGTCGACGAAACTGATTCCACTTCCAGCTGGCATCTTGGTTCGGCGAATATAACTCAAGCGGCAATGGGAGACGAATCTATTAGCCCGAGAAATAGTGAATTCATGCTTCGTTTAACGGGCTCCAAACATCAAATTGGTGTTCATGCATTGATCGAACAATGGGTTAATGAACATGGTACAGGTTTATTCACAAAGCATGAGTTTAACGAGCTAGATAAAACTGAAGGTGAAGACTCTGATCGAGTACTCCGTCTATTAGAGTTCAGATTAATTAATGCAGATTGGAAGCTCGAAGTTGATTTAAGTGGTGATGACGAATATCAGCTGACCTTTAATGGGGCTCTGCTTGATATCCCGCCGAATTTTGACGTTAAGGTTTCGACATTGAGTGCGTCACAGCCTCGTGCACTAGCTCGCGAGGTTATCTGGGATGGCCTTAAACCCTCCCAAATTAGTGCGCTAATTCACTTCGAAATATTTGAAAATGATTCAGTGGTTAAGAATTTAGTCGTTCAAGCTGAATTAATGTTTAATTGTAAATTGGACCGTGGAAAAGCAATAACCAATGAGTTGCTCGAGAATCGCTCACACTTTATGAGTTATATAGCGATGTTGTTACATATCGACCCAAGTAAGCAAGATTTGATGAACGGTGCTGGTAAGGGAGACGGTGAGGGGGCTGGTGGCGTGTTCTTCACCAAAGACAGTGTGATCTACGAAAAACTGATGCGAGCGGCTGCGTTAAGTCCGGATTTGCTAGAAAGAATTGATCGCTTACAAGCGCAAGTCGATGAAAAGATCATTCCAGATGAATTCAAGACGTTATGGGGCATCTTTTCGTCTTTTGTACCATCCAAGTAG
- a CDS encoding DUF6361 family protein: protein MSRQKSLIGWIDFSSTERERVSQVLSMLQEKGTLDELGIGQIRDAFADQLFPGFSTIQTRAKYFVTIPYIFHDYRKLEPNERPLLAEYISQQEDKLAKCLVENHQHEMPYGIIGKDSLEKGVARKPSSVYWNGLRQLSIAKTELSLREFVNQYQELANNKSETHIDDDGQHSDIAQLMTKPDGYSEYWLNQVSIELTRKEAEFLKNKLQLSSKVEHSVPAQLFKHNLVGEALQVADMVVHNGWQAEALYEKLKDSSISDQTKTCFENALEFSFVLEGAHIRYNMLIAQRAKNIEQIEQLNEEFDVWLSQAHKQHTSFEQQSIDSWYEFAFGPHKNANNRTRQFIENWCSLIRENVAVDKLDVCVKQQAIANKGARCLLKKALSENQKWVGMRKLEFRWPSARVILQDIQEGLNVSAG, encoded by the coding sequence GTGAGCCGACAAAAAAGTCTAATTGGCTGGATAGATTTTTCATCTACAGAGCGAGAGCGTGTATCTCAAGTGTTATCCATGTTACAAGAGAAAGGTACACTTGATGAGTTGGGCATAGGACAAATCAGGGATGCCTTTGCCGATCAGCTTTTTCCGGGTTTTTCTACTATCCAAACCCGCGCTAAGTACTTTGTCACTATCCCCTATATCTTTCACGACTACCGTAAATTAGAGCCTAATGAGCGGCCTCTTCTGGCTGAATACATTAGCCAGCAAGAAGATAAACTGGCCAAGTGTTTAGTCGAAAACCATCAACATGAAATGCCCTATGGGATCATTGGAAAAGATAGCCTAGAAAAGGGGGTAGCTCGTAAACCTTCTTCAGTCTATTGGAATGGACTACGCCAGTTATCTATCGCTAAAACGGAACTGTCTTTAAGAGAGTTTGTTAACCAGTACCAAGAGCTAGCAAACAATAAGAGCGAAACCCATATCGATGATGATGGGCAGCATTCTGATATTGCACAACTGATGACGAAACCCGATGGTTATAGTGAGTATTGGTTAAACCAAGTTTCAATAGAGCTCACACGTAAAGAAGCTGAATTCCTTAAAAATAAACTACAGCTATCGAGTAAGGTTGAACATAGTGTCCCCGCTCAGTTATTCAAGCACAACCTTGTTGGTGAAGCTTTGCAAGTGGCTGATATGGTTGTCCATAATGGATGGCAGGCCGAAGCCCTTTATGAAAAGTTAAAAGATTCTTCTATTTCCGATCAAACGAAAACATGTTTTGAAAACGCGCTGGAATTTAGTTTTGTTCTTGAAGGCGCGCATATTAGATACAATATGCTCATAGCCCAACGTGCCAAAAATATCGAACAGATTGAACAGTTGAATGAAGAGTTTGATGTTTGGTTGAGCCAAGCTCATAAACAGCATACGAGCTTTGAACAGCAGAGCATCGATAGTTGGTATGAGTTTGCTTTCGGTCCACATAAAAACGCAAATAATCGCACACGTCAGTTTATCGAAAACTGGTGTAGCTTGATTCGCGAGAATGTCGCTGTAGATAAGTTGGATGTATGTGTGAAGCAGCAAGCGATAGCAAATAAAGGGGCACGGTGTTTGCTGAAAAAAGCCCTTAGTGAAAACCAAAAGTGGGTTGGAATGCGCAAACTAGAATTTCGTTGGCCTTCTGCCAGAGTTATTTTGCAAGATATCCAGGAGGGGCTAAATGTTAGTGCCGGATAA
- a CDS encoding DNA/RNA helicase domain-containing protein, with translation MDLKAGWEGTWQQFLETDKECFIEALVAFYNSLKWTGELDPTQLYAWKTEYDVMKATLNRVIAETQAEPGKCWIAFEQELIGEGGKRAADVNLVTPTGELFVVEFKHKQEASEYEILRANSDLQTMRRYHSESIDLVGHGFVVLTKPGAKQFQHPNVVCDITNDGLALQLASQLITSLSKPGFYDVLQWANGEFYRQPSILHGTAQVFFDAKIPTLKTSAGENIDQARAALLKLYQHARDTQQRYVVVVHGRPGAGKTLLGISSVAEIARSDSAKQSEPIFLSGNGPLVQVLQHTLDYSGKQSGGRTVDKVIDGRVMIQDLYTFKKHIKRSLDSRKESFVVFDEAQRAWDKASPREAQSSSELMLFCNWLAHQPFGVLVLLVGDGQAIHRNEMQLDQMLVDLDAAIRAQNGKVIPIMPSLHAGKMQLITPLKKDVYNLKTPIRQAYTESLDKWIEAVLSNNPDQAQQIALEIQADYPLRLTQNRQAAETYALGLQKTMHEGNKLQDAFRAGWLMSSQGGKFIEEVQKDKYKPGKHIGPWYVEPPSSENSCCQFDAACTEFSCQGLELSLALFNWGKDMVYRNGTLVVADRRQYEHYTEGSYRVLLSRGRSGLVIKCDDQETFEYLKQCGMQEL, from the coding sequence ATGGACTTAAAAGCGGGCTGGGAGGGAACCTGGCAACAGTTCCTTGAAACAGACAAAGAATGCTTTATCGAAGCATTGGTGGCTTTCTACAATAGTCTGAAGTGGACGGGAGAACTGGACCCAACTCAGCTTTATGCATGGAAAACAGAATACGATGTAATGAAGGCTACCCTCAATCGCGTTATTGCAGAAACCCAAGCTGAACCAGGAAAGTGCTGGATAGCCTTTGAACAAGAATTGATTGGTGAAGGCGGTAAGCGAGCAGCAGATGTTAATCTGGTTACACCTACTGGTGAGTTATTTGTAGTCGAGTTCAAACACAAACAAGAAGCCTCTGAATACGAAATCCTTCGAGCAAACTCTGATTTGCAAACAATGCGACGCTATCATAGCGAATCTATTGACCTAGTCGGTCATGGTTTTGTTGTACTTACGAAGCCTGGCGCTAAGCAGTTCCAGCACCCTAATGTTGTATGTGACATCACAAACGATGGTTTGGCCCTCCAATTAGCGTCACAGCTTATAACGTCATTAAGCAAACCTGGTTTCTACGATGTACTCCAATGGGCTAATGGGGAGTTTTATCGCCAGCCGAGCATACTGCATGGTACTGCTCAGGTCTTTTTCGACGCTAAAATACCTACGCTTAAAACCTCGGCCGGTGAAAATATTGATCAGGCACGTGCGGCACTGTTAAAGCTCTATCAGCATGCTAGGGATACGCAGCAAAGATATGTTGTTGTCGTTCATGGGCGCCCTGGTGCCGGTAAGACGTTACTGGGTATTAGTTCTGTTGCGGAAATCGCACGCAGCGATAGCGCAAAGCAGAGTGAACCTATTTTTCTTTCTGGAAATGGACCTCTCGTTCAGGTACTACAGCATACGCTAGATTACAGTGGTAAGCAGTCAGGTGGCCGGACTGTAGATAAGGTCATTGATGGTCGAGTGATGATCCAAGACCTATACACCTTCAAAAAGCACATCAAACGTTCTTTGGATTCACGAAAAGAATCCTTTGTTGTGTTTGATGAGGCACAGCGAGCGTGGGATAAAGCAAGCCCAAGAGAAGCACAATCATCATCTGAGTTGATGCTGTTTTGTAACTGGCTTGCTCATCAACCGTTTGGAGTATTAGTACTTTTGGTGGGGGATGGTCAAGCGATCCATCGCAATGAGATGCAGTTAGATCAAATGCTAGTTGACCTAGATGCTGCAATAAGAGCGCAAAACGGCAAAGTAATCCCAATTATGCCATCGCTTCACGCTGGTAAAATGCAGCTCATTACGCCACTTAAGAAAGACGTGTATAACCTTAAAACGCCCATTAGGCAGGCCTATACGGAAAGTTTGGATAAGTGGATTGAAGCAGTTCTATCTAACAATCCGGATCAAGCGCAACAAATCGCTTTAGAAATTCAAGCTGACTACCCACTGCGACTCACTCAAAACAGACAAGCCGCTGAAACTTATGCCTTGGGGTTACAAAAAACCATGCACGAAGGAAACAAGCTGCAAGATGCTTTCAGAGCAGGCTGGTTGATGTCTAGCCAAGGTGGCAAGTTTATTGAGGAAGTCCAGAAAGACAAATATAAGCCAGGTAAACATATTGGCCCTTGGTACGTTGAACCACCAAGCTCTGAAAATTCATGTTGCCAGTTTGATGCGGCTTGTACGGAGTTTAGCTGTCAAGGCTTAGAGTTATCACTTGCTCTGTTTAACTGGGGCAAGGATATGGTCTATCGCAACGGAACGCTGGTGGTTGCAGACCGACGCCAATACGAGCATTACACAGAGGGTAGTTATAGAGTATTGCTCAGTCGTGGGCGTAGTGGTTTGGTCATAAAGTGTGATGACCAGGAAACGTTCGAATACTTGAAACAATGTGGTATGCAGGAACTTTAA
- a CDS encoding (deoxy)nucleoside triphosphate pyrophosphohydrolase has protein sequence MSKKHIEVVAAVLRNKGDFLAVQRAPSKLDYVSEKWEFPGGKVEAGETLVTAITRELDEELRITVNDPKFLLTIEHSYPDFDITMHCFVIEVLTRELELTEHIDSRWLAKDQLWDVDWATADVPAVEKLQATF, from the coding sequence ATGAGTAAGAAACACATTGAAGTCGTCGCGGCTGTATTGAGAAATAAAGGTGATTTTCTAGCGGTACAAAGAGCGCCATCGAAGCTAGATTATGTTAGCGAAAAATGGGAGTTCCCAGGAGGTAAAGTAGAAGCAGGCGAAACGCTTGTTACAGCTATTACCAGAGAGTTAGACGAGGAGTTAAGAATTACCGTTAATGACCCCAAGTTTTTGCTAACGATTGAGCATAGCTATCCAGATTTTGATATCACTATGCACTGTTTTGTTATTGAAGTCCTAACACGCGAACTAGAGCTTACAGAACATATAGACTCACGCTGGTTGGCTAAAGATCAGCTTTGGGATGTAGATTGGGCCACGGCTGATGTACCGGCTGTTGAAAAGCTACAGGCTACGTTCTAA
- a CDS encoding HNH endonuclease, with amino-acid sequence MYEYTSLTAGAKLNNTELCEVFGCSPQAGMRRAHKTNTLVIVSNHIKSIYDDRWSDGVLHYTGMGTKGDQSLTFKQNKTLAESRTNGVAVHLFEVFKDQEYTYVGEVVLDGEPYSETQDDEQGNPRKAYIFPLKLASGERQVRKQDRDNVESVRVRKAKRLTLEELKALAGKGGTTATRYQQQSTSYERNVWVAELAKRLAKGQCQLCLQPAPFKNAKGEPYLETHHIVWLSKDGDDTAENTVALCPNCHKKMHIVDDAKDVEALKFRSNKLLEEQNQ; translated from the coding sequence ATGTATGAATATACCTCTCTTACAGCCGGAGCAAAACTCAACAACACTGAGCTATGCGAAGTCTTCGGTTGCAGCCCACAAGCTGGTATGCGTCGCGCACACAAAACCAATACCCTTGTCATAGTCTCCAATCATATCAAATCGATTTATGATGATCGTTGGTCTGATGGTGTACTTCACTACACTGGTATGGGAACTAAGGGCGATCAAAGCCTAACGTTTAAGCAGAATAAAACTCTGGCTGAATCGAGAACTAACGGCGTCGCTGTTCACCTGTTCGAGGTATTTAAGGACCAAGAATATACCTATGTTGGCGAAGTCGTTCTCGACGGTGAACCGTACTCGGAAACGCAAGATGATGAACAAGGTAATCCAAGAAAGGCATATATCTTCCCTTTAAAGCTTGCATCAGGTGAACGTCAGGTCAGAAAACAAGATCGCGACAACGTTGAGAGCGTCCGAGTTCGTAAAGCTAAGAGGCTAACACTTGAAGAGCTCAAGGCTTTGGCAGGAAAAGGTGGAACAACCGCTACGCGCTATCAACAGCAATCCACCAGCTATGAACGAAATGTTTGGGTAGCAGAGTTGGCTAAACGCCTAGCTAAGGGCCAATGCCAACTCTGTTTACAGCCGGCGCCGTTTAAAAATGCTAAAGGCGAGCCTTATCTCGAGACACATCATATCGTTTGGCTTTCCAAAGATGGTGACGATACAGCTGAAAACACAGTCGCATTGTGCCCCAATTGCCACAAGAAAATGCATATCGTAGATGACGCAAAGGATGTTGAGGCTTTAAAATTCCGTAGCAATAAATTATTAGAAGAGCAGAATCAATGA
- a CDS encoding helix-turn-helix transcriptional regulator, whose amino-acid sequence MSKWPIRWDLLFRYRMIEVIALWEGRLTTNHLIQSFGIGRQQASKDINTYLADVAPGNLVYDKQLKGYKPSDSFVPKLTGGHADEYLHILARSKDMTVTFDELDMGFENVSMVRPVTRNISPQVLRPLVQAIREKKRVDISYTSLKDGIEVERIISPHTLVCTPLRWHVRAYCEHASGYRDFVLSRIRGIPILEAKNVKGTEHDELWNTPLSIELMPDPRLTETQAAVVAHDYGMEGGTLSIQTNAALVRYVLDTYNIDINVLDSNPKGQQIIVMNFEEIKQYLIF is encoded by the coding sequence ATGAGTAAATGGCCAATAAGATGGGATCTACTATTCCGATACAGAATGATAGAAGTGATTGCGCTGTGGGAAGGCAGACTAACGACCAACCATTTGATTCAAAGCTTTGGTATTGGTAGGCAGCAAGCTTCTAAAGATATCAACACCTACCTAGCCGATGTAGCGCCAGGCAACCTTGTTTATGATAAGCAGTTAAAAGGCTACAAGCCCAGTGACAGCTTTGTTCCAAAGCTAACTGGTGGTCATGCGGATGAATACCTCCACATTTTAGCGCGTAGTAAAGATATGACCGTGACTTTTGATGAGCTTGATATGGGTTTTGAGAATGTTTCTATGGTTCGCCCTGTTACTCGTAATATATCACCACAAGTCTTGCGTCCGTTAGTTCAAGCTATCAGAGAGAAAAAACGTGTCGACATAAGCTACACATCGCTCAAAGACGGCATTGAAGTCGAGCGGATTATTTCACCACATACATTGGTTTGTACGCCACTTAGATGGCATGTTCGGGCCTACTGTGAGCATGCTAGTGGCTATCGTGACTTCGTTTTAAGCCGCATACGCGGTATTCCGATTCTTGAGGCTAAGAATGTCAAGGGGACAGAGCATGATGAATTGTGGAATACTCCCCTCTCTATTGAGTTAATGCCAGATCCAAGGCTGACCGAAACTCAAGCCGCTGTCGTTGCCCATGACTACGGTATGGAAGGAGGTACCCTTTCAATACAGACTAATGCAGCATTGGTTCGTTATGTTCTTGATACCTATAATATCGACATCAATGTTCTAGATTCGAACCCTAAAGGTCAGCAGATTATTGTGATGAATTTTGAGGAGATAAAACAGTACCTAATATTCTAA